One genomic window of Paenibacillus xylanilyticus includes the following:
- a CDS encoding AraC family transcriptional regulator, protein MTNLEVFSDLSERLDYNLPDLPLYVRKGSLHQFNNYAAVAHWHVDIEFIYVLHGSMDFSVNGTITRLHQGDGLFVNSQRLHYGYSLADQNDCLFLVVVIHPSILGEKTSYIQSYWGEKFGLTMADFLVLTDQVDWQRNILRSIQEIYQEMHKKHTPLNPLRLASQALSLCATIGDYLQPNTGQPGVLMHVQEMTRFIHQNYDQKITLEEIASAGAVCRSRCCTLFNKYVGQTPNNYVTQYRLQKSCEMLKETQRSISEIALACGFQSASYFSSIFRKQMGVVPQHYRKQANE, encoded by the coding sequence ATGACAAATTTAGAGGTGTTTTCTGATTTATCCGAACGTTTGGATTATAACCTTCCTGATTTACCGCTCTATGTCCGGAAGGGAAGCCTACATCAATTTAACAATTATGCAGCAGTAGCGCACTGGCATGTAGACATCGAGTTTATCTATGTATTGCATGGATCAATGGATTTCTCTGTTAATGGAACTATTACTCGATTGCATCAAGGTGATGGACTTTTTGTGAATAGCCAGCGTTTGCATTACGGTTATTCTCTTGCAGACCAAAACGATTGTTTATTTCTTGTCGTCGTCATTCATCCCTCTATCCTTGGCGAGAAGACTTCATATATTCAATCCTACTGGGGAGAAAAATTTGGTTTAACGATGGCTGATTTTCTAGTTCTTACAGATCAGGTAGATTGGCAACGAAACATATTACGGTCCATTCAAGAAATCTATCAGGAAATGCATAAGAAACACACTCCTCTCAATCCGCTTCGTCTGGCCTCGCAAGCTTTATCTTTGTGTGCAACGATAGGGGATTATTTACAACCTAACACCGGGCAACCTGGAGTTTTGATGCATGTCCAAGAAATGACGCGTTTCATCCATCAAAACTATGATCAAAAAATAACGCTTGAGGAGATCGCATCTGCAGGAGCCGTTTGCAGAAGTCGGTGCTGTACATTGTTTAACAAGTATGTAGGCCAGACACCCAATAATTATGTCACTCAATATCGCCTTCAAAAAAGTTGCGAAATGCTAAAAGAGACACAACGATCTATAAGTGAAATTGCACTTGCCTGCGGTTTTCAAAGTGCTAGTTATTTTTCATCGATTTTCCGCAAACAGATGGGGGTAGTTCCGCAACATTATCGAAAACAAGCTAATGAATAA
- a CDS encoding MATE family efflux transporter, protein MRNRIQHLGSGNRNFNRELMTLVIPIALQNLISATVISVDVLMLGMISQSAMSAVSLAGQITFALSLFYMGMSAGASILTAQYWGKKDTSTIQRILSIACMFSFGVSILFFLSSFFLPDTLMRLFTNDAELIQYGSRFLQMNSFSYLVMGISQMYLSVIRSMENAKLSAWISSLGLILNILLNAICIFVLFPSRPEVAISAVALATVLARGVELTCCILHSIIKGPIRFRLPVRDSIQRNLLKDFLKYTLPVQGNYMVWGGALTATAAIIGHVNSDLVAANSIASVVKNLAVVLCGGIATGGSVLVGKYLGQGELEKAKYAGNKMCFYALWFGVIAGCMILLIKPFVYSVANLNATAQSYLDGMLYISAYYCIAKSINSTTIAGIFTAGGDSKFGFWCDTVVMWFIILPLSYLSAFVWHVPPILLYTVISLDEIIKLPIALMRYRQYKWLNNLTRNFA, encoded by the coding sequence GTGAGAAACCGCATTCAACATCTGGGATCTGGCAATCGTAATTTTAATCGGGAGTTAATGACGCTTGTCATTCCCATTGCGTTACAAAATTTAATATCAGCAACCGTAATATCTGTTGATGTACTTATGCTGGGGATGATTAGTCAATCTGCTATGTCAGCTGTATCACTCGCAGGGCAAATTACTTTTGCATTATCCTTGTTTTATATGGGGATGTCAGCGGGAGCTAGTATCCTCACTGCGCAATACTGGGGTAAGAAAGATACTTCGACCATACAGCGCATTTTGAGCATCGCCTGTATGTTTTCCTTTGGTGTCTCCATTTTGTTTTTCTTATCTTCCTTCTTTCTGCCAGATACACTTATGCGTTTATTCACCAATGATGCAGAACTGATTCAATACGGCTCAAGGTTTCTACAAATGAATTCCTTTTCTTATCTTGTGATGGGAATATCACAGATGTATCTCAGTGTGATTCGAAGTATGGAGAATGCAAAACTTAGTGCGTGGATTAGTTCCTTAGGTTTGATTTTAAACATTTTGCTCAATGCCATTTGCATTTTTGTATTATTCCCATCCAGGCCCGAAGTGGCCATATCTGCGGTAGCGCTTGCCACTGTATTAGCGAGGGGTGTTGAACTAACCTGCTGCATACTTCACTCCATCATCAAAGGACCCATTCGTTTTCGATTACCCGTACGGGACAGCATTCAACGTAATCTATTAAAGGATTTCTTGAAGTATACGCTACCTGTGCAGGGGAATTATATGGTCTGGGGAGGGGCACTTACCGCTACTGCTGCAATAATAGGCCATGTGAACTCCGATCTGGTAGCCGCAAATTCAATAGCGTCTGTCGTTAAAAATCTGGCAGTGGTTCTCTGTGGAGGCATCGCTACTGGGGGCTCTGTACTTGTTGGGAAGTATTTGGGACAAGGTGAATTGGAGAAAGCAAAATATGCGGGCAACAAAATGTGTTTTTATGCTTTATGGTTTGGAGTGATTGCCGGCTGCATGATTCTGCTCATTAAACCGTTCGTATATTCCGTTGCAAATTTGAATGCAACTGCTCAGAGTTACCTAGATGGCATGCTGTACATTAGTGCGTATTATTGTATAGCCAAATCGATAAACTCTACAACGATAGCGGGTATATTCACGGCTGGTGGTGATTCCAAATTTGGATTTTGGTGTGACACCGTTGTCATGTGGTTCATCATTCTGCCGCTTAGTTACCTAAGTGCATTTGTGTGGCATGTACCGCCGATTCTATTGTATACCGTCATCAGCTTAGACGAGATCATTAAACTACCCATTGCTTTAATGCGATACCGACAGTATAAGTGGCTGAATAATCTAACCAGAAACTTTGCCTAA
- a CDS encoding sugar O-acetyltransferase: MNIQERMASKQLFTDDDANYPKEAEELAKARQRGKAICYEINKLHPDDVEKRKILMKQLFGNIGEHVWLEPPIRMSYGSNTTVGNNVYINFNLTVVDDYKVTIGNDVMFGPNVTIAVTNHPVHPEKRKEGGMFALPVVIEDGVWVGSGAIIVPGVTIGKGSVIGAGSVVTKDIPANVIAVGNPCKVLRKITDHDKEFYYKDMRFDQVEW, translated from the coding sequence ATGAATATTCAAGAACGAATGGCTAGCAAACAATTATTCACCGATGATGATGCTAATTATCCGAAAGAGGCTGAAGAGTTGGCAAAAGCACGCCAGCGTGGTAAGGCGATATGCTATGAGATTAATAAGTTGCATCCGGATGATGTTGAAAAGCGCAAAATTCTAATGAAACAACTTTTTGGAAATATCGGAGAACATGTATGGTTGGAGCCTCCCATTCGCATGTCATACGGTTCCAATACGACTGTAGGAAATAATGTGTATATTAACTTCAATCTAACGGTGGTTGATGACTACAAAGTTACGATTGGTAATGATGTCATGTTTGGCCCGAATGTTACGATTGCTGTAACGAATCATCCTGTACACCCGGAAAAGCGCAAAGAAGGCGGGATGTTTGCATTACCCGTGGTCATTGAGGATGGGGTGTGGGTCGGGAGCGGAGCGATTATTGTACCAGGAGTCACGATTGGTAAAGGGAGTGTCATCGGTGCTGGGAGTGTAGTAACCAAGGATATTCCTGCGAATGTAATTGCTGTTGGGAATCCATGCAAAGTTCTTCGTAAGATTACGGATCATGATAAAGAGTTCTACTATAAAGATATGCGTTTTGATCAAGTTGAATGGTAA
- a CDS encoding GNAT family N-acetyltransferase, with translation MHHVEHEPANKRFIIQDKGDIAAVMTYVISSPELYIIDHTLVENAYRGQGLGDKLLKAMVEYARENGIKILPLCPFAKGRFDHIPEYADVLN, from the coding sequence ATGCATCATGTAGAACACGAACCTGCTAATAAAAGATTTATTATTCAGGATAAAGGCGACATTGCTGCGGTCATGACGTATGTAATCTCAAGTCCGGAGCTGTACATAATTGACCACACATTGGTTGAAAATGCTTACCGGGGACAAGGGCTTGGCGACAAGCTGCTCAAAGCTATGGTGGAATACGCGCGGGAAAACGGTATTAAGATTTTACCTTTGTGCCCGTTTGCCAAGGGACGTTTCGACCACATCCCTGAATATGCCGATGTTCTCAATTAA
- a CDS encoding (4Fe-4S)-binding protein, which yields MSKQKLYYGKDIEVMFDSEVCIHSGICVKGLPAVFDLSKRPWVNPDGDTSEAIARHIDTCPSGALTYKRLDDEYSTRKEG from the coding sequence ATGAGTAAACAGAAGTTGTACTACGGTAAAGATATCGAAGTCATGTTTGATTCTGAGGTATGCATTCATTCCGGTATTTGCGTAAAGGGCCTCCCTGCTGTGTTTGATTTGAGCAAACGTCCTTGGGTGAATCCCGATGGCGATACTTCAGAGGCCATTGCCCGGCATATTGACACATGTCCAAGCGGAGCACTCACGTATAAACGTCTGGACGATGAATATTCAACAAGGAAAGAGGGATGA
- a CDS encoding class I SAM-dependent methyltransferase, which yields MIPLVYDQINLWGKDDEFFLALLKSLNVKSIADLGCGTGRWTTHLAQNGYTITAIDPHEEAIELARSKDDSGHVNWIVGDSSNLQTNTYEAVIMTANVAQVFLTDDSWKQMISDVFQSLKAGGHFIFDTRNPLVKVWEEWEKDMSPDTAKDRLSGDPLEIYTEYEGVERDVYTFYETVKNTKTNEVLVHEKMQIRFRKQEELDESLKQAGFSKIETFGDWEFKYANSESRSFIFHCVK from the coding sequence ATGATTCCATTAGTATATGACCAGATTAACCTTTGGGGAAAAGATGATGAATTTTTCCTTGCATTGCTAAAGAGCTTGAACGTGAAGTCTATAGCTGACTTAGGCTGTGGAACAGGAAGGTGGACTACACATCTTGCTCAAAATGGATATACAATCACAGCTATTGATCCCCATGAAGAAGCGATCGAACTGGCGAGAAGTAAGGATGATTCAGGCCATGTGAACTGGATTGTAGGAGACAGCTCCAATTTACAAACCAATACGTATGAAGCGGTTATTATGACAGCCAATGTTGCACAGGTATTTCTTACAGATGATAGTTGGAAACAAATGATCTCAGACGTATTCCAATCCCTTAAAGCTGGCGGTCACTTTATTTTTGATACAAGAAATCCCCTGGTAAAAGTGTGGGAAGAGTGGGAGAAGGATATGAGTCCTGATACAGCCAAAGACAGGCTAAGTGGAGACCCGCTTGAAATCTATACAGAATATGAGGGGGTTGAGCGAGATGTTTATACGTTCTATGAAACTGTGAAAAATACAAAAACAAATGAAGTCCTGGTTCATGAAAAAATGCAGATACGATTTCGAAAGCAAGAAGAATTGGATGAGTCACTGAAACAAGCCGGTTTTTCAAAAATTGAAACATTTGGGGATTGGGAATTTAAATACGCAAATTCTGAAAGTCGATCTTTTATTTTTCATTGCGTAAAATAG
- a CDS encoding DUF1569 domain-containing protein, whose amino-acid sequence MKTIFDLSAAKEILGRIDQLKQDVQPEWGRMNAAQMLAHCSSFQDIATGKTHSSRSLLGILVGKFAKPIFYNDKPLPRNMSTIPSMVIMDTREFEVEKEKLEQNILTLQREGLKNGAVPHPFFGRLTSEEWGKGIYKHLDHHLKQFGV is encoded by the coding sequence GTGAAAACGATTTTTGATCTATCGGCTGCAAAAGAAATCTTGGGACGGATCGATCAATTAAAGCAAGATGTTCAACCTGAGTGGGGGCGCATGAATGCTGCTCAGATGCTTGCTCATTGCTCTTCGTTCCAAGACATAGCAACGGGAAAAACCCATTCCTCAAGAAGCTTGCTAGGCATACTGGTTGGAAAGTTTGCAAAACCCATTTTTTATAATGACAAGCCGCTTCCCCGTAATATGTCTACGATTCCAAGCATGGTGATCATGGATACAAGAGAGTTTGAAGTAGAAAAAGAAAAGCTCGAACAAAATATATTGACGCTACAACGTGAAGGTCTCAAAAATGGTGCAGTTCCCCATCCTTTTTTTGGAAGACTGACTTCCGAGGAATGGGGTAAAGGAATCTACAAGCACTTGGACCATCATCTGAAGCAATTTGGCGTTTGA
- a CDS encoding LacI family DNA-binding transcriptional regulator, producing MAKEKVTIQDIADALGISRNTASKALNDSGNIPEETRSRVIKKAIELRYKQFAYMESEHVLSKTPGNIALLTENLPNTSHFGSLLISGLEKRISAEGYNLSIHIVREVDEEALTLPNNFDISKVDGIICIELFNLEYTRLITELGIPTVFIDCAANICYPDFHADLLLMENEHSTYQLTKKLIDSGYKSIGFAGDYNHCKSFNERWTGYHRAMLESGLQVDPAHCITDNDKLYFSKPGWIRERVAALESFPSAYVCANDFIAVDLIRAFKLREVTVPQDIVVCGFDNAPESRIIEPPLTTVHIYSNEMGIKAAEMLLSRIDNPEQPYQVSHIVTAPIIRESTPGIMPAEPTLVRK from the coding sequence ATGGCAAAAGAGAAAGTTACGATACAGGATATCGCAGATGCTCTGGGCATCTCCCGAAATACGGCTTCCAAAGCCCTGAATGATAGCGGAAACATCCCGGAAGAAACACGAAGTCGTGTGATTAAGAAAGCCATTGAATTAAGATATAAACAATTTGCTTATATGGAAAGTGAGCATGTCCTGAGTAAAACGCCGGGCAATATCGCCCTCTTAACAGAGAACCTGCCGAATACGTCTCATTTTGGATCGCTGCTCATTAGCGGTTTGGAGAAAAGAATTAGTGCCGAGGGCTATAACCTGTCCATTCATATCGTTCGTGAAGTTGATGAAGAAGCCCTTACCCTACCTAACAATTTTGACATTTCCAAAGTGGACGGCATCATCTGCATCGAGTTATTCAACCTGGAATATACCCGCCTCATCACAGAGCTCGGAATTCCGACGGTCTTTATCGATTGTGCAGCCAACATCTGCTATCCGGATTTCCATGCGGATCTTCTTCTTATGGAGAATGAACATAGCACGTATCAGTTAACCAAAAAATTAATTGATAGCGGCTACAAAAGTATCGGATTCGCTGGAGACTACAATCACTGTAAAAGCTTCAACGAACGATGGACTGGATATCACCGGGCGATGTTGGAATCGGGATTGCAGGTCGATCCAGCCCACTGCATTACAGACAATGATAAACTGTACTTCTCCAAACCTGGTTGGATAAGGGAGCGAGTAGCTGCACTGGAGTCGTTCCCTTCCGCATATGTGTGTGCCAATGACTTCATTGCGGTGGATCTAATCAGAGCTTTCAAATTAAGAGAGGTCACGGTTCCGCAGGATATTGTGGTATGTGGATTCGATAACGCACCTGAATCCAGAATTATTGAACCTCCGTTAACGACGGTCCATATTTATAGTAACGAGATGGGGATTAAGGCAGCCGAAATGCTGTTATCCCGAATCGACAACCCCGAACAGCCTTATCAGGTCTCGCATATTGTGACTGCACCCATTATCAGAGAGTCGACACCTGGAATTATGCCAGCCGAGCCTACTCTTGTCAGAAAGTAA
- a CDS encoding ABC transporter permease, with translation MGKSLKERSSIFHPLQQLKKNYFLYVLLAPALILTLIFKYIPMYGAIIAFKDFSPIKGIMGSEWVGLKHFEKFLASPNFDVIFMNTLKLSFLGLIFSFPVPILLALMLNQVRQAAVKKNIQLFLYAPNFISVVVVVGMLFIFLSPTGPINQLTTWITGQPIMFMSEPEYFRWIYILSDIWTGAGWASIIYVAALANVDPELHNAANLDGANLLQRIRHIDLPTIRPIMAIVFILAAGGIMSIGFEKAYLMQTSMNLPSSEIIATYVYKVGLQSGDYAYSAAVGLFNSIINVILLVTVNLIVKKLNEGEGLY, from the coding sequence ATGGGGAAGAGCCTCAAAGAGAGGAGTTCCATTTTTCATCCGTTACAGCAGCTCAAAAAGAATTATTTCCTGTATGTATTGCTTGCGCCAGCTCTAATCCTGACACTGATCTTCAAATACATTCCGATGTATGGAGCCATCATCGCATTTAAGGACTTCAGTCCGATCAAGGGGATTATGGGCAGTGAGTGGGTGGGCCTGAAACATTTCGAGAAGTTTTTGGCTTCACCCAATTTTGATGTCATTTTTATGAATACGCTTAAGCTCAGCTTTTTGGGATTGATTTTCAGCTTCCCGGTGCCTATTTTGCTGGCTCTCATGCTGAATCAGGTGCGACAAGCTGCAGTGAAGAAGAACATTCAATTGTTTCTGTATGCACCGAATTTTATATCCGTTGTCGTAGTTGTGGGCATGCTCTTCATCTTCTTATCGCCGACAGGTCCCATTAATCAATTGACCACATGGATTACAGGTCAGCCAATCATGTTTATGTCCGAACCCGAATATTTCCGCTGGATCTACATCTTGTCCGATATCTGGACGGGGGCAGGCTGGGCTTCAATTATATACGTTGCGGCTTTGGCCAATGTCGATCCAGAGCTTCACAATGCAGCCAATCTGGATGGAGCCAATCTTCTTCAACGTATTCGCCACATTGACCTTCCGACCATCCGCCCGATTATGGCTATTGTGTTTATCCTTGCAGCTGGCGGAATTATGTCGATCGGATTCGAGAAGGCATACCTGATGCAGACATCCATGAACCTGCCGTCATCCGAAATTATTGCCACCTATGTGTACAAGGTCGGATTACAGTCCGGTGATTACGCCTATTCTGCGGCCGTAGGGTTGTTTAACTCCATCATTAACGTCATCCTGCTTGTCACCGTGAATCTGATCGTGAAGAAATTAAACGAAGGCGAAGGCCTTTACTAG
- a CDS encoding carbohydrate ABC transporter permease — protein MTIKPTGLDRLILALNAIFLTCAVLVVVVPLIYIVIASFMDPTVLLNQGLSFNVSDWSLDGYQMILSNPAMIRGFANAVLYSVSFAFVTVAVSICAGYALSEERLAGRGFFMVLFIITMFFGGGLIPTYLLVRNLGMLDTIWAIIIPGAVNVWNIILSRTFFKGVPRELKEAANVDGASDMKIFFQIVIPLSKPIIFVLALYAFVGQWNSYFDAMIYLDNPNLHPLQLVLRSILIQNQAAPGMISDQLAMAELKRLSEMIKYSAIVISSLPLIIMYPFFQKYFEKGVMVGSLK, from the coding sequence ATGACTATCAAACCGACGGGGCTGGATCGTCTGATCCTTGCACTGAACGCGATCTTTCTCACCTGTGCTGTACTGGTTGTGGTCGTTCCTCTCATTTATATTGTTATCGCTTCCTTTATGGATCCAACCGTGCTGCTTAATCAGGGCCTGTCCTTCAATGTATCCGACTGGAGTCTGGATGGTTATCAGATGATTCTGTCCAATCCGGCGATGATTCGAGGCTTCGCAAATGCGGTGCTGTACTCGGTTTCGTTTGCCTTCGTGACCGTGGCGGTTTCGATCTGTGCAGGTTATGCCTTGTCTGAGGAAAGGCTGGCGGGAAGAGGATTTTTCATGGTTCTGTTTATCATTACGATGTTCTTCGGTGGCGGCCTCATTCCAACCTACCTTCTGGTGCGCAATCTCGGCATGCTGGATACCATATGGGCGATCATCATTCCGGGAGCGGTTAACGTATGGAACATCATTCTCTCCAGAACTTTTTTCAAAGGTGTACCCAGGGAGCTGAAAGAAGCTGCGAACGTGGACGGTGCTTCCGATATGAAGATTTTCTTTCAGATTGTCATTCCGCTATCCAAACCGATCATTTTTGTCCTTGCGCTGTACGCATTCGTCGGGCAGTGGAATTCCTATTTTGATGCCATGATTTATTTGGATAATCCCAATCTTCATCCCTTACAGCTCGTTCTGCGTTCCATTCTGATCCAGAATCAGGCTGCCCCGGGCATGATCAGTGATCAGCTTGCCATGGCGGAGCTCAAACGGCTATCCGAGATGATTAAGTATTCTGCGATTGTCATTTCGAGTCTGCCGCTGATCATCATGTATCCGTTCTTCCAGAAGTATTTCGAAAAGGGTGTCATGGTAGGTTCACTCAAATAG